A region of Trueperaceae bacterium DNA encodes the following proteins:
- the rpmE gene encoding 50S ribosomal protein L31, with translation MKQGIHPKMVKTKVICDGQVVMETYSVKPELHVDVWSGNHPFYTGEQRFIDTEGRVEKFQKRFGDSYRRQGKR, from the coding sequence ATGAAGCAAGGCATCCACCCGAAGATGGTCAAGACCAAGGTCATCTGCGACGGCCAGGTCGTCATGGAGACCTACAGCGTGAAGCCCGAGCTGCACGTCGACGTCTGGTCGGGCAACCACCCGTTCTACACGGGCGAGCAGCGCTTCATCGACACCGAGGGCCGCGTCGAGAAGTTCCAGAAGCGCTTCGGCGACAGCTACCGCCGCCAGGGCAAGAGGTAG
- a CDS encoding GAF domain-containing sensor histidine kinase produces MTRPLGQSGRTGVDRVGGLYEQVRLARLWLPLSIVGVVLVHQLLIVPLLPPSGQFWAQLLFYSILGPLATYVTLNWIAGEAREKERAQLELAELYRELQASHELLGSIQGVTERFAASPSLEATVRAAAEGIAGVTGATGVAVVLGPEGLGVTHGLGLDDEFERDALSRDQEARRRAREGDVGVRVDQVPRAGGGPRYALTAPLVWGGEPEGSVTAYLPGPPDERALESFSIVATQFSAAAEATRLRTRDVMTLVEVDRSIRAEGNLGRLLKSVLTQMLGFVSAPVGGIFLSDGEGLLRLAATVGRDPGPGARAWRVGEGFVGGVAARREPRIVDSLAENGANEYGPLLEGARSALAAPLLAGDELLGVLVLAHPEEGRFDRSVLPFIGLVAGQVSLAIRNANAYLQSEELAISEERSRIAREIHDGVAQMLAFAALKLDLVERLMTRDPAKAAAELEQAKETVRESIREVRRSIFALRPVDLERFGFAETVRRYAIDFGQQNDVRVTVSFGPLPELSLKSEAVLFRIFQEAMHNVAKHAKAQNVEVRLGTTEDGMAFVAVRDDGVGFDVDQVSDRVTSAGGLGIKQMRERVEARGGRLEIDAAPRRGTELYAAVPV; encoded by the coding sequence ATGACCCGACCGCTAGGACAGTCGGGCCGCACCGGCGTGGACAGGGTGGGCGGCCTCTACGAGCAGGTGCGGCTGGCCCGCCTGTGGCTGCCGCTGTCGATCGTCGGCGTGGTGCTGGTGCACCAGCTCCTGATCGTGCCCCTGCTGCCGCCGTCCGGCCAGTTCTGGGCGCAGCTCCTCTTCTACTCGATCCTCGGACCGCTCGCCACGTACGTGACGCTGAACTGGATCGCCGGCGAGGCGCGCGAGAAGGAGAGGGCGCAGCTCGAGCTGGCCGAGCTCTACCGCGAGCTGCAGGCCAGCCACGAGCTGCTCGGCTCGATCCAGGGCGTCACCGAGCGCTTCGCCGCCTCGCCGAGCCTCGAGGCGACCGTGCGGGCCGCGGCCGAGGGCATCGCCGGCGTGACGGGCGCCACCGGCGTGGCCGTCGTGCTCGGGCCGGAGGGCCTCGGCGTCACGCACGGGCTGGGGCTCGACGACGAGTTCGAGCGCGACGCCCTGAGCCGCGACCAGGAGGCGCGCCGCCGGGCGCGCGAGGGCGACGTCGGCGTGCGCGTCGACCAGGTGCCGCGTGCGGGCGGCGGGCCGCGCTACGCCCTGACGGCGCCGCTGGTGTGGGGCGGGGAGCCCGAGGGCTCGGTCACGGCGTACCTGCCCGGCCCGCCTGACGAGCGGGCGCTCGAGTCGTTCTCGATCGTCGCCACGCAGTTCTCGGCCGCCGCCGAGGCCACGCGCCTGCGCACCCGCGACGTGATGACGCTCGTTGAGGTGGACCGGTCTATCCGCGCCGAGGGGAACCTCGGCCGGCTCCTGAAGAGCGTGCTCACGCAGATGCTGGGCTTCGTGTCGGCGCCGGTGGGCGGCATCTTCCTCTCCGACGGGGAGGGCCTGCTGCGCCTCGCCGCCACGGTCGGCCGCGACCCGGGACCCGGCGCGCGCGCCTGGCGGGTGGGCGAGGGGTTCGTGGGGGGCGTGGCGGCGAGGCGGGAGCCGCGCATCGTCGACAGCCTCGCCGAGAACGGGGCGAACGAGTACGGCCCGCTCCTCGAGGGAGCGCGCAGCGCCCTGGCCGCCCCGCTGCTCGCCGGCGACGAGCTCCTGGGCGTGCTCGTGCTGGCGCACCCGGAGGAGGGCCGCTTCGACAGGTCGGTGCTGCCGTTCATCGGGCTCGTGGCCGGCCAGGTGTCGCTGGCCATACGCAACGCCAACGCCTACCTGCAGTCCGAGGAGCTGGCGATCTCGGAGGAGCGCTCGCGCATCGCGCGGGAGATCCACGACGGCGTCGCGCAGATGCTCGCCTTCGCGGCCCTCAAGCTCGACCTGGTGGAGCGCCTGATGACCAGGGACCCGGCGAAGGCCGCGGCCGAGCTGGAGCAGGCCAAGGAGACCGTGCGCGAGTCGATAAGGGAGGTGCGCCGCTCGATCTTCGCGCTGCGGCCCGTCGACCTCGAGCGCTTCGGCTTCGCCGAGACCGTGCGGCGCTACGCCATCGACTTCGGCCAGCAGAACGACGTGCGCGTGACCGTCTCCTTCGGGCCCCTGCCCGAGCTGTCGCTGAAGTCGGAGGCCGTGCTGTTCCGCATCTTCCAGGAGGCGATGCACAACGTCGCCAAGCACGCCAAGGCGCAGAACGTCGAGGTGCGCCTCGGCACCACCGAGGACGGCATGGCGTTCGTGGCGGTGCGCGACGACGGCGTGGGGTTCGACGTGGACCAGGTGTCGGACCGCGTCACCAGCGCCGGCGGGCTGGGCATCAAGCAGATGCGCGAGCGCGTCGAGGCGCGGGGCGGCCGGCTCGAGATCGACGCGGCCCCCCGCCGCGGCACCGAGCTCTACGCCGCGGTGCCGGTGTGA
- a CDS encoding TraB/GumN family protein encodes MTEPPVAPVARSSAAEQPTAVLSVGGARVTLLGTAHVSKASAMAVERLVATGDHDAVAIELDAGRLAAITDSQAHAKTDLMQVLREGKAGVLAVNLALGAFQQRLADQFGIEPGAEMRAAVTGARERGLPLLLIDRDIGVTLRRLYGGVGWWRRLTLVAGILASAFTSEKVGEEEIERLKEGDVLEATFAEFAQSRADLYGPLIAERDEYMAAKLLLAVGSDGAPRHRHVLAVVGAGHLKGITAALVAAGAEVVGDDGGASPGAGPGQDGASPEGSPAAPGAEARAADDPAGGGAAAATAPATTAPRSREALRARLRELERTPPPSRATRVVPWAVLVLVLAGFAIGFLRSPAEGLRLLTDWTIVTATLAGLGALAALAHPLTIAATAVAAPFTTLNPLLGAGFVAAGVELWLRKPNVGDFERLRRDVTTLRGWWTNRAARVLLVFVLATLGASAGTFLASARVLGRLVG; translated from the coding sequence ATGACCGAGCCCCCCGTCGCGCCCGTCGCACGATCGTCCGCGGCCGAGCAGCCCACGGCGGTGCTGTCGGTGGGCGGCGCGCGCGTGACGCTCCTGGGGACGGCCCACGTCTCGAAGGCGTCGGCCATGGCGGTGGAGCGCCTCGTCGCCACGGGCGACCACGACGCCGTGGCCATCGAGCTCGACGCCGGCCGCCTGGCCGCGATCACCGACTCGCAGGCGCACGCCAAGACCGACCTCATGCAGGTGCTGCGCGAGGGCAAGGCCGGCGTGCTGGCCGTGAACCTGGCCCTCGGCGCCTTCCAGCAGCGCCTCGCCGACCAGTTCGGCATCGAGCCGGGGGCCGAGATGCGCGCCGCGGTGACGGGCGCCAGGGAGCGCGGCCTGCCGCTGCTGCTCATCGACCGCGACATCGGTGTCACGCTGAGGCGGCTCTACGGCGGCGTGGGCTGGTGGCGCCGGCTGACCCTCGTCGCCGGCATCCTCGCCTCGGCGTTCACCAGCGAGAAGGTGGGCGAGGAGGAGATCGAGAGGCTCAAGGAGGGCGACGTCCTCGAGGCGACGTTCGCCGAGTTCGCCCAGAGCCGCGCCGACCTCTACGGCCCCCTCATCGCCGAGCGCGACGAGTACATGGCAGCCAAGCTGCTCCTCGCCGTGGGGAGCGACGGCGCCCCGCGGCACCGGCACGTGCTGGCGGTCGTGGGCGCGGGCCACCTCAAGGGCATCACCGCTGCGCTGGTGGCGGCGGGCGCGGAGGTGGTGGGCGACGACGGAGGTGCCTCTCCAGGCGCCGGCCCGGGGCAGGACGGGGCTTCCCCCGAAGGTTCACCAGCCGCCCCCGGCGCCGAGGCGCGGGCCGCGGACGACCCCGCCGGCGGCGGCGCCGCCGCGGCCACAGCCCCCGCGACGACGGCGCCCAGGTCGCGCGAGGCGCTGCGCGCTCGCCTGCGCGAGCTCGAGAGGACGCCGCCGCCCAGCCGGGCCACCAGGGTGGTCCCCTGGGCGGTCCTCGTGCTGGTCTTGGCCGGCTTCGCGATCGGGTTCCTGCGCAGCCCCGCGGAGGGCCTGCGCCTGCTCACCGACTGGACGATCGTCACCGCCACGCTCGCGGGCCTCGGCGCCCTGGCCGCCCTGGCCCACCCGCTGACGATCGCGGCCACGGCCGTGGCGGCGCCGTTCACGACGCTGAACCCCCTGCTCGGCGCCGGGTTCGTCGCGGCCGGCGTGGAGCTGTGGCTGCGCAAGCCGAACGTCGGCGACTTCGAGCGCCTGCGGCGCGACGTCACGACGCTGAGGGGCTGGTGGACGAACCGCGCCGCCCGCGTGCTGCTGGTGTTCGTGCTCGCGACCCTCGGCGCCTCGGCCGGCACCTTCCTGGCCAGCGCGCGGGTGCTGGGGCGCCTGGTCGGCTAG